One Bradyrhizobium zhanjiangense DNA segment encodes these proteins:
- a CDS encoding DUF4260 domain-containing protein encodes MDEGTAETGAATGGVNILLRLEGLTLFAGMVMLYWAWDGSWLVFALLFLVPDLSFLAYLSDAKLGALVCNAAHSYMAPVSLLTLGFGLASPLTLSIALIWLAHIGIDRALGYGLKYSAGFGFTHLGRIGRQKDA; translated from the coding sequence ATGGACGAAGGAACGGCCGAGACTGGTGCGGCGACGGGCGGTGTCAACATCCTGCTGCGGCTGGAGGGCCTCACCCTGTTCGCTGGCATGGTGATGCTCTACTGGGCGTGGGACGGCTCCTGGCTAGTGTTTGCCCTGCTCTTCCTCGTCCCCGACCTGAGCTTCCTGGCATACCTCTCCGACGCCAAACTCGGCGCACTGGTCTGCAATGCCGCCCACAGCTACATGGCGCCGGTGTCGCTGCTGACACTTGGCTTCGGCCTCGCCTCGCCTTTGACCCTGTCCATCGCCTTGATCTGGCTCGCCCATATCGGCATCGACCGGGCGCTCGGCTATGGCCTGAAATATTCCGCGGGGTTCGGCTTCACCCATCTGGGGCGGATCGGCCGGCAGAAGGACGCCTGA